ATCCCCACGGAACTCCGCTGGGAGTGCACCTCGCCGCCGCCAACCGCAGCGAAGTGAAGCTGATCGAACCTTTGCTGGACGACCTGCAGATTCCCGGCAAAGCGCCGGAGCACCTGCTCTACGACAAGGCCGCCGACAGCGACCCGCTGCGGAAACGGCTGCAGGCAGAACGTGGAGTAGAACTTGTCTGTCCGCATCGTAAAAACCGCAAGAAGAAACCGACGCAGGACGGCCGGTTGGTGCGAAAGTACAAGCGGCGGTACAAGGTGGAGCGGACGTACAGTTGGCTGCACAACTTCCGCCGGACCATCATCCGCTACGAAACCACGCTGCTCCGCTACTCCGGATGGATCCACTTGGCCTGTGCACTCATTACACTCAGGCGGTTATGAAAGGCGCT
The Planctomicrobium piriforme genome window above contains:
- a CDS encoding IS5 family transposase, with protein sequence MVRPGKKGGDQVGKTKCGKGCKVVDIVDPHGTPLGVHLAAANRSEVKLIEPLLDDLQIPGKAPEHLLYDKAADSDPLRKRLQAERGVELVCPHRKNRKKKPTQDGRLVRKYKRRYKVERTYSWLHNFRRTIIRYETTLLRYSGWIHLACALITLRRL